The Nitrospirota bacterium genome window below encodes:
- a CDS encoding ABC transporter substrate-binding protein yields MNWRKGVRIFVIVMLLAGLGTECFAVQIGVIMCSDSPYYRAVHKTFASEISANGLKADIIVQTPAPETMAWANAARKFAAIGTKIIVAYGFPATQAALEEASGIPVVFAGVYDHDGLSMKGRKVTGINARISIAGLLKNLKTINNFTRLGVIYNSAEKETVHEANEIERLSGQFSFKTVKFNIRNPESIGHIKDVDAIFVTTSCLAMMYVDEIVSVARKLNVPTAAMMGGGEEKGIILTLTADSAEQGREAADMVSRLLKGENPSAIPVAGPKKIQMTVNLKTANSLGLKMPFDILSSATRVIK; encoded by the coding sequence ATGAACTGGCGAAAAGGCGTGAGAATATTCGTCATTGTGATGCTCCTCGCCGGATTAGGTACGGAATGCTTTGCTGTTCAGATTGGGGTCATTATGTGCAGCGACAGCCCCTATTACAGGGCTGTTCACAAAACGTTTGCATCCGAGATCTCAGCGAACGGGCTTAAGGCCGATATCATCGTCCAGACCCCTGCCCCTGAAACCATGGCATGGGCAAATGCAGCCAGAAAATTTGCTGCGATAGGCACAAAGATCATTGTTGCGTACGGGTTTCCTGCAACTCAGGCGGCGCTTGAAGAGGCTTCCGGAATCCCGGTCGTTTTTGCAGGTGTGTATGACCATGATGGCCTGAGCATGAAAGGCAGGAAAGTTACCGGGATCAATGCAAGGATATCGATCGCAGGCCTTTTGAAAAACCTGAAAACAATCAATAATTTCACGAGACTGGGCGTTATATACAACAGTGCCGAGAAAGAGACAGTCCACGAGGCGAATGAGATTGAACGGTTAAGCGGACAATTTTCATTCAAGACGGTTAAGTTCAATATCAGGAACCCTGAAAGCATCGGACACATTAAGGATGTGGATGCGATATTTGTCACGACAAGCTGTTTGGCCATGATGTATGTTGACGAGATTGTCAGTGTGGCGAGAAAACTGAATGTCCCTACTGCTGCAATGATGGGTGGGGGAGAGGAGAAAGGGATTATTCTTACCCTGACTGCAGACAGCGCAGAACAGGGCAGGGAGGCTGCTGATATGGTTTCCAGGCTGCTGAAAGGGGAGAATCCATCTGCAATTCCGGTTGCAGGGCCAAAGAAAATACAGATGACCGTCAATCTCAAAACAGCAAATTCTCTCGGACTCAAGATGCCCTTTGATATCCTGAGTTCTGCAACGAGAGTCATCAAATGA